Proteins encoded within one genomic window of Gadus macrocephalus chromosome 18, ASM3116895v1:
- the lmf1 gene encoding LOW QUALITY PROTEIN: lipase maturation factor 1 (The sequence of the model RefSeq protein was modified relative to this genomic sequence to represent the inferred CDS: deleted 2 bases in 1 codon), producing MAAPGESSESAVRRRRVDTIQAGSGLPDSKEPHDEDGEETKHHEASGCALQTGTYWLTRIVLLRATAFIYFVAFAVAYQQNSQLIGERGLMPCQAYLQSVKTYVGGKIGPAALAYTPSLLWFTDWTAMDSNLAAIALLGMLLSGLVLLSGTANMLIMGTLWVLYHSLVSVGQLWYSFGWESQLLETGFLAIFLVPAWTLSRVPRRCPPSLISIWTFRWLIVRIMLGAGLIKIRGDQCWRDLTCMDYHYETQPVPNPLSYYLHRSPWWFHRFEVVSNHAVELLLPLCTFLGRRPRLLNGGAQILFQVMLIISGNLSFLNWLTIVPSLACFDDASLGFLFGSKGGVRKAVLEIQAEGREGRTPKPTRGMLVRRVVNVSLGVLIGYLSVPVVMNLLSSKQVMNTSFDPLRIVNTYGAFGSITKERTEVIFQGTLGPDPKDPAAVWEEYQFVCKPGDVHRRPCLVSPYHYRLDWLMWFAAFQTYEQSEWVIHIAGRLMANDTTVLSLLDHNPFQGRENPRWVRGEHFRYKFTAPGSASAAQGKWWLRKRIGAYFPAVNLEGLRGYFQSRKWPHPHDPTRRE from the exons atggcggcacCCGGTGAAAGTTCAGAGAGCGCGGTAAGAAGAAGACGTGTGGATACAATCCAGGCTGGAAGCGGCTTACCTGACAGCAAGGAGCCTCATGATGAGGACGGAGAGGAGACAAAGCACCACGAGGCTTCGGGCTGCGCTCTGCAGACGGGAACCTACTGGTTAACCAGAATAGTTCTACTGCGAGCCACTGCCTTCATCTACT tcgTGGCGTTCGCCGTGGCCTACCAGCAGAACAGCCAGCTGATCGGGGAGAGGGGGCTGATGCCGTGCCAGGCCTACCTCCAGAGCGTCAAGACCTACGTTGGGGGGAAGATCGGGCCGGCCGCGCTGGCCTACACGCCCTCCCTCCTCTGGTTCACGGACTGGACCGCCATGGACAGCAACCTGGCCGCCATCGCCCTGCTGGGGATGCTGCTGTCCGGGTTGGTCCTGCTGAGTGGGACGGCCAACATGTTGATCATGGGCACCCTGTGGGTGCTGTACCACTCCCTGGTCAGCGTGGGACAGCTCTG GTACTCCTTTG gctggGAGAGCCAGCTG CTGGAGACGGGCTTCCTGGCGATCTTCCTGGTCCCCGCGTGGACCCTGTCCCGTGTTCCACGGCGCTGCCCCCCCTCGCTCATCTCCATCTGGACCTTCCGCTGGCTCATCGTCCGCATCATGCTGGGAGCC GGTCTCATCAAAATCCGAGGTGACCAATGCTGGCGGGACCTGACCTGCATGGACTACCACTACGAG ACGCAGCCCGTCCCCAACCCCCTGTCCTACTACCTGCATCGCTCCCCCTGGTGGTTCCACCGCTTCGAGGTCGTGTCCAACCACGCGGTcgagctgctgctgccgctctgCACCTTCCTGGGCCGCCGCCCGCGCCTGCTCAACGGGGGCGCGCAGATCCTCTTCCAG GTGATGCTGATCATCAGCGGGAACCTGAGCTTCCTCAACTGGTTGACCATCGTTCCCAGTCTGGCCTGCTTCGACGACGCCTCTCTGGGCTTCCTGTTCGGCTCGAAGGGCGGGGTCAGGAAGGCCGTGTTGGAGATCCAGGCAGAGGGCCGGGAGGGGCGGACCCCCAAACCCACccgag GTATGCTTGTGCGCCGCGTGGTGAACGTCTCTCTGGGCGTCCTGATTGGCTACCTGAGCGTTCCCGTGGTGATGAACCTGCTGAGCTCCAAGCAGGTGATGAACACGTCCTTCGACCCGCTGCGCATCGTCAACACCTACGGGGCCTTCGGCAG CATCACCAAGGAGCGGACGGAGGTGATCTTCCAGGGCACGCTGGGCCCGGACCCCAAGGACCCGGCGGCGGTCTGGGAGGAGTACCAGTTCGTGTGCAAGCCGGGGGACGTCCACCGCAGACCCTGCCTGGTCTCGCCCTACCACTACCGGCTCGACTGGCTCATGTGGTTCGCTGCCTTCCAG ACCTATGAGCAGAGCGAGTGGGTGATCCACATCGCCGGCCGTCTGATGGCCAACGACACCACGGTGCTCTCGCTGCTCGACCACAACCCCTTCCAGGGCCGGGAGAATCCCAG gtgggtgaggggggagcaCTTCCGCTATAAGTTCACTGCTCCGGGCTCTGCAAGCGCGGCGCAGGGTAAATGGTGGCTCCGGAAGCGGATCGGAGCCTACTTCCCCGCGGTCAACCTGGAGGGACTCCGGGGTTACTTCCAGTCCAGGAAGTGGCCCCACCCGCACGATCCCACCAGGAGAGAGTGA
- the LOC132446972 gene encoding transcription factor Sox-8-like — MTEDSANHLTDQPPSPGAGSVGPPSHHGSDSGPPIPAEKSDGTAPTTHTAERCPEGGDRRVPTCIRDAVSQVLKGYDWSLGPMCAPRGERGQRSRTHVKRPMNAFMVWAQAARRTLGGQHPNLHNAELSKTLGRVWR; from the coding sequence ATGACCGAGGACAGCGCCAACCACCTGACCGATCAGCCACCTAGTCCCGGGGCTGGCAGCGTCGGACCCCCGTCCCACCACGGCTCAGACTCTGGACCCCCGATACCTGCCGAGAAGTCCGACGGAACCGCGCCAACTACGCACACAGCAGAGCGCTGTCCGGAGGGGGGCGATCGGCGGGTCCCGACCTGTATCCGCGACGCCGTGTCGCAGGTGCTGAAAGGGTACGACTGGTCGCTGGGGCCCATGTGCGCCCCGCGGGGGGAGAGGGGCCAGAGGAGCCGGACGCATGTGAAGCGGCCCATGAACGCCTTCATGGTTTGGGCGCAGGCCGCGCGCAGGACGCTGGGGGGGCAGCACCCTAACCTGCACAACGCGGAGCTCAGCAAGACCCTGGGGAGAGTCTGGCGGTAA